A window of Quercus robur chromosome 12, dhQueRobu3.1, whole genome shotgun sequence genomic DNA:
TTTTCCATTAAAGGTACTCACATAGTTATCAAGCTGGTTCGCTAGTAGGTAGGCACTATTGAGATTGAAATTGCCATTGGATGAGGCAGCCTAGATAAGGCGGTCCTCCTCGTTAGCAACCCAGGATCTAGGCATTGCTTGGATTTCCTTTTGGATGGCAGTGGGAAGAACCATAGAAATTTTTCTCCACTCCCACCCGTTAGCCAAGGCAACGTCTCTAATATTCAGATCATTAACGGGCCATTCGTGATTCCTCTAAGGGGTCCTTTTGAAGTCCAGGAATCATACCAGAATTTGAGATTATTGTCATGCCCAAGACTCCACCGTGTACCCTTTGTGAAGATGTCCATGCCTACTTTCATTGCTTTCCAGGTCCTAGAACTAGGAAGAGCATTTACACTTCTAGAATTAATTCTTCTGGGCGACATGTATTTCTTCCTAAGGACTTGAGTCCACAGAACTGCCTTCTCTGCATTGAACCTCCAGTTAAGCTTGGCCAGGTAAGCTAAGTTTCTGCCCTTGGCTGTTTGAATGCCAAGACCACCTTCCTCAACGGGTCGAGTCACTTTCTTCCACCCcacccaatgaattttcctcTTTGAATCCGAAGATCCCTATAGGAAGTTCCTATTCATTCTATCCAAATTATCCAAGATTCTTGCCGAAAGGAGGTAAGATTGCATAATGTATGATGGAATAGCACTAGTGGCTGCCTGTATAAGTACTTTCCTCCCAGCCAAGGAAAGTAAGCTAGCTTTCCAACCTACAAGTCTTTGTTTAACTCGATCCAACACAAAATTCAAATCTTGGTTAGACGACCCAGCATGCCTAATAGGAAAGCCCAAATAAGAACCCAGATTAGGGGTAGAATGGAATCCAAGGATATCACATAATTCAGCTCTTCTATCTCTATCAACATTCGGAGAGAAATAAACTTTGGATTTTAGGGGATTGATATTTTGGCCCGACCTCTTGCAGAATTCCTCAATGACTTCTTTCACACAGCGGCAATTAGAAGGGTTTGCCTTAGCAAACAGCAGGagatcatctgcaaaaaataaatgggagaAGGCAGGCCCACCAGCAGAGGCTTTAATCGGTTTCCAAGTGCCCTTAGTGCATTTATGCTCGATGATTCTGCCTAAAACTTCCATGCAAAGAATAAAAAGGTAAGGGGAAAGGGGGTCCCCTTGTTGGATACCTCTTGATGGAAGGAAAGGATCAAGGATGCCTCCATTAAAGAGAATAGATGTAGAAGTTGATGACACACAACTcatgatgatttggataagatcCGGAAGAAAATTTGCTGCATGCAAGACTTCCCTTATGAATGACCACTCTAACCTATCATAAGCTTTTTCTAGGTCGATCTTGATGACCATATAACCAATGTTTCCTTTCTTCCTACTGGCTATATGAATGATCTCTTGAGCAATTATGGCGTTCTCCACCCCTTTCCTTCCAGGAACAAAGGTAGCCTAATAAGGAGAAACTAACTTATCCAGATGAGGTCTGATTCTagcaattattattttagttatgatCTTATGGACCGAGTTGCAAAGACTAATAGGTTGGAAATTCCCAATAGTCTCAGGCCCCTTAATTTTTGGGATTAGGGTAATAAGATTTTTGTTGAGATCTGCCGGGATTTGCTTAACTTGGAATACTCTTTTAATCTCATCAACCATTGAATTCCCAACCACTAGCCAGAATCTTTGGAAGAAAGTAGCGTGGAGACCATCAAGATTGGGGGATTTAAAAGGTTTCAGGGACCAGAGAGCCTGCTTGATTTCATCATCCTGAACCGGAAGGTTAAGGATCTGAGCTTCCTCGTCAGACAATAAGGGAAGAGCTAGATCACTCACCGGAATAAGTTTGGGAGATGAGGTAAATTCTGAGGTGTAAAGCTTACAAAAGCTACTACGAACAAAGTCCTTAACAGCAGCCAAGTCGTTAATCCATTCTCCTTGACCATTTTTTAAGTTGAGAATCTTGTTGCGCTTCCTTCTAATAAGAGTAGTCATATGATGGAAGGTTGTATTGCGATCGCCTTGAATCAACCAATTTAACCTCGATTTCAGAGACCATAACTCCTCCTCTTGATTAAGAACCAAAGCTAGTTCAGATTGGAGATCCTTTTCCAAGGCAATAAGAGAAGCAGAAGGTTTGTCTGCCATGGCTTTTTGAATACCATTCAATCTAGCCATGATTCTTTTCTTCTTGgcaaaaatgtttccaaaatgCACTCGATTCCAGTAAGAAGCATCTCTTAGGAGGGAAAAATTTATTACTGACATACGTATATGTttgtgattatatatatatatatatatatatatatatttatatttatataaaagattaGGACAATAACATGCCACTGattatgttaatatttttaaatttaaaaaacttataaaaagaTAGCATGCATTATATTGATCCCccgtttggcaaaaattatttttgctaacttattttactattcaatttatttttgctactatttaggggtgttattgtactttttgctactatttatgagccccactgtattatttcagctacTCAATCAATAGTTCGAAGCTACTCCTGcgataagaaaaattataagtataataatctctttttaagagaatgaaaattttgaatggtATATTTGAAACTCAAATAGTTTAGTTGTACAGGAAAaacaaattaggaaaatataacgCACGATaacataatttatcaaaatatggactgcctaaaaaatgaataatatcaatcaaataaatccaaataataaaatgatgatatatttttgagataaataaatgaaaaataattttagaatttttttttaagtttttgggagaacaaattattttccacaaaatttagagaacaaaaatactataatttcaaatttttttttttttttttttttagtttcagcaaaacaAGCGGATCCCAAATGGACTCTGAGTTTATTTGTTGggattttttaatatattaataagctattttatacttttttttttctgtgtttaATTCTCATCTAATTAGTTTAGGAATTAGATAAATCTTAGTTACAACTTACGACTTATGTTGATTTTGTTAAACacataaaaaatgattaaattatataattaaatccaTAAAGTAAACATTTCGGCATATAAAACTCTAGAGTTTAACTTGGAAATAATATTATATGGATACTAGTCACAGACCCACGCGATGCGtgagaatatatattttgtaatacgatacaatttataatttattctctaaaatttattgaagataattttcccctaaaaaattgaactatttctaaaattattttccaactctctatctctacaaatatatcattatattattttgggtttttttttttttttttttttaattttttaatttttattttatttttagatatgaTATTTGTAACCCAATAATGGAGGGACATGCCAACACAACATtagatttctatttttcttcccATGATGAGattgtattatattttaattcttctaaATTTTGAGGTGCGACCTTCGTACCAGTTGCTAAATCCTTAATTCCTAATAGTGATGTCTAGTTAGTTGccaataaaaagaataagaccacaaaaaaaaagtaaagtgaAGTTTTATAGGTTAGAATCATCATGTACAAAAACTTATTTACAAtaaggtaaataaataaaatacatattaaagaaaccttatttcagcaaaatgatcaaatttaaTAGACCCTCACTTATATCAATTTCCTTCAAGGACCAAATTGTCAAATAGTAATGTGCCATTGATTCCACCCATGTCCACTACAGATATTTATCAATGTGTCCATATACAAATCACTCAATTGTCATTGTTTTGAATTCccatagaaaatcaaaatagagtGTATACGAATTGTAAGTAAGTGAGCCACTTGTATTGCCATAACATGGTCAAAGTTGGTGGCAAACTTGCTAACTTGGCCAATTGTTCTTACCTCGGAGAAGATGTCTATTAACATTCTAGGTTATGAATTTCAAATGGCTATAGGAAGTTATCAGATTGTATTAGTTGCTATGCCCCAAAAATAGCAATTGCTTCTACCATCATTGGAACACATCAGCTATATCATATTGTgtttaataaagaaagaaatagtaaaatccaaaagaaagagTATTGTTAAGATTTATCTAAAACTCATGTACACAGTATTCTAGATattcaagaagagaaaattttaaaaagaaaatcaagttgttgaaaaaatagcataattcaaaatctaaaactaaaaacccAATTATTGTTCATTTACACAGTATTATAGATAGGTATTCAAAAATTAAgaaccaattaatttttctatccATACAACAGTTAGCATAAAGCTAGGTACTAatggaatttaaaaataactcaattctttgaattttctcactcctaaaattccaaaaaatttcTCATAAGCTAAATAATCCCCAAAGTAATTCGTCAACCAAACAGGCCAACTAAGGTCCTAAACACAAAAATTCTAGCCACAACACAACAATCTACTTAAGTTGATGCACTTTGAAGAATTAGAGTTTCCTTTAAAAGATTAAgatcaaaaaatttaaactgtTACATCCCAAGttccatacaaaaaaaaatttaagattcaaactctactctcttttctcttccatTTCCCCACAATTTCTGGGACACCAAATAgtcaaattaaacaataaacaacaaattaTTAGTATAAGGAAATGAAAATCTAATATAGCTGACGTGTATTGAACCATAAAAAGCAAATTATCAAGCACCACCTAAGAAAAGCAACAAATTTATTCCTCTTTCCTTCAAAAGGTTCTAAGAAAAAAATGGATACCAATTGATTAGTATGACCTTCAATAGATTAAAAAGCCTTCAGTGATTGTGAGTCTTGATCATTGACATCTGTCGAGAATTGACAAACGAAACAGAGATAGAAATGAAATTTAGTTCAGCATATAAGACGACGGGAAAAAGAGAATAATAGCAATTTCTCTTAGACGAAAATGAATAACACTCTTACTATAAAAcaaagaccaaaataaaaacatcacaTTGAAGTTAATTATCATACATTGTAGCAAACATATTGAGAGTAACATTCCTACGGTCTATAGAAGGgcaaccataaaaaaatttataacaaacatGATCAAATGCCCAactcaaataaatttaaaaaaaataaaaataaatattttaatagttttaagACCATGAAAACTCAATCTCGATCATAATGAAATCTCAAAATTGAactacgttttttttttcttcctataaTAAGatgggaattaaaaaaaaaaaaagaataagaataatACAAATAGCAAAACTCATTTTCAGTTTATACCCTTTGGACTTGGGCTACCAATGTTCACCTCTCATCTGCTTTAGTTTCGTTTGCAAGCTCTAGAGTCATTATCTGTCTCTTGCACtcatttgattgggttttggtaGACGAACTTGAGCCATGAccaaaagaatggaaaaaacACTCAAGAAACTATCACATTGAAGGCCATATCGATCAATTTGTAAATAGAGAACAATTGAAAacttatagaaaaaaaaatgagaggtgAGGAGGTTGCAATCTATCGGTGACTATAAGAATTCCATATAGTAGTGGCATCTTAGGAGTCTGGGTTAATGGAGAGACACACGATATATTTGGAGATAAAGTATCGGTGACTATAAGAATTCCATATAATAGCGGTATCTCAAGAGTCTGGGTTAATAGAGAGACACACGATAGATATGGAGATGAAGTAATACCTGAATTTAAAAAGAGACTCAATAAATGGCAATcggtaaaacaaaaaataaaaaagaaagaaagaaaatgaatgatGACATGGCGCTGCTGTGGCTTAACtggagcgtagcaacaataaatactacgcttcaacttttagatggATATAGATTACtattatttgtatattttattacaatacactcatttaaaaaaaaaaaaatatacacaaaGAATTTGATGTTTTAACACTTTtgaaagataataataatttttttaaatagtatttaaaccttaaaaaacatcaatagtacagaattttttttctttttattttttcaataaagtttgatacatacatacatacatatatatatatatatatataaataaatgtaataaataaaagtatatataaaacTAGAGGGGAGAGGGGCTCTTTGGGTTGGGCCAGGGGGCAATTGCCACCCCTCTCTCGACCTCCCCTAGCTCTGCCCTTGCCCATCACTtaactattctctctctctcatatgccATCTAACCAGAACCCGAATATTTTTTCTTCCGACAATAAGTTATCAATGGCACATTCAATAAGTACTGGGGCCAACATTCTAGAGTCAATTGTAGTCGATATCGaaatcttagattttttttagaagacaaCAAAAAATTGGCTCCAATGGCAGCATCAAAGTGAGCAAAGCTAGTGTAGGTGGAACTAGCTCTCGATGATGACACTGATGtaactgatatatatatatatatatatatatatataacaggtTCAATTTGTAGGCTAATTAAGAGCTTAGGGTTCGAGAGATATGGCAAGAGAATAATAGACCTTGAAGATTAAACAATGGTGTGGTCTTATATGAGTAAGTCTAGCACAGTAACACCATATCAATTTTCACAACTTTGTCATGTGGCGACTCGTGAATGGTGGAATCATGAATCCACATGGACCCATTATTTTATTTCCACCACTTACAACTAGTCGAAGTTGTGGAAATTGGTGTGGTGCTAGACTTACTTGTCTTATATATGTAGAAAGTGACCAACAAGATGAGCATTTGTGCATACTAAGGTTAGTTTTATGGCCAACGAAGGATGGTTCAGTTGATAAAGCTTAGGCACTTCGTTTAATTCATTTAGGTTCGAGTCTCACTGCCAACAATCCTTTGTTGGTGGGTGTCCATAAAGGTTGGCCAGCGGGTTTTAACCTGATCGCCTTGTCTGGGGGCTAGCATAGCTTAGCTAACCCCCATTTTttctctaccaaaaaaaaaaaaaaaaaggttagtttTATGAAAAGACACTTCATTATTGATATGTACGTGAGAGGCTGCAATTGAATGAGTAATATGTATTATGTGCCACTACATGTGTGACCTTGTAGGTATCTAACTGATTTAGGCACTAGTTTTCGGAGAATATATTCGGAAATTTGTGAACAACTTAAAGGGGGGGAATATATCAAAGGATGTCTTCTCAAGATTTTGAAagtttgcttttatatttttgaaaaaaatcatattttggtacgattttttttttctttaactaaAATGATTTATAACTTTGGTACATGCATGTACCGAAGTTATATGGCTTTTGGAagaacccaatttttttttctttgacctcattaaaaacttcaattttattttagtttataatttatttgtttatatactGTTTTTAAagtcctttttattattattataatttaatcaatttttcacaaataaataaataaatttaaataaaaatttacatatagTATAATATAATAACCCACAAAGTGCTTAGTAATATGATTATTTCACAGATAGATGGTGactataaaaatgttgtgaatatatagcatttttcataatttaaacATGATGACAGAATTATGTGCCGTCTCATTTGGGATTTCTTAACGAATTAACCCATTATTTGGTCTGTTCTGTTTAGAAGTTCACGCTTTTTCTCCTGGCCATAGATTCCATCCTAACGGGGAAACTTGATCGTGTTCAACTTCAAGCTAAAACTTCCCTTTTTCAAAGACATTTCTTTAGCATGGTCCAATGGGATAAAAAAGAGCTTAGGTAAAAAAGGGGatagagaggagaaaaaaagttACAATGATTATAGGTCAATTATTGCATATTGTATAATATGCATGGTTCGGAAATTTGGTTATTATTagtaaaacaatttaaaaaaaaaaatgtttgcttGATAAGTGGTAGAATTATATTCCTTATCTAGCCACTTTGTAagtttcttataatttattttttatatagaaaatttaataataacttttaaaattttccactTAGATGATATCTTTGATTTAGGAAATCTTccccttttaaaaaataaaaatataggaaGTCAATTACAAATTTGACTCGTGATGCCATAAAATGATAAAGATGATACACATTATAAGATCACAGTATAActttgtgagatttttttttaataaaattttgtgatGAACTGGTGATAATTATAGCATTTGATACTGCTTCTCATTTAATAAAGGTATGGTCTTCGATATAGCATAATGAGCAGGATTATTGGATTAGGATCCTCTATAGTTTATACGAAAACTCTACCATGTAGTTCTTAGAATTTTATCTATCAATTTTGGAATTGATGAATTGGATTTTGTTatataatcaataatttaataaagacCCAAATAGTTATTGTcgttgggaaaaaaaagttgataactTGATAAAGTCAAGTCCACTGCTCGTtttaattaatgagaaaataagaaaatcataaACTGAAAAATGCCTCATTTGATTGATATAACTTGAATTTTCAGTTGATAGAATGaaaagaggggggaggggggagttAGACTAAAGTACACTTTTGCCTGTTAAAGTTTgagattgtttttattttggttattttcaaaatttttatcttgtcCTTTCATTTTTGAATCCATTTATATATTAGCTTTGTCTATTTTCATTTGTAATTTGATGACACTGAGCATTATATAGGATAATGTGTCTTAATGGACAATACTTATTTGGCACTTAATGACTATATCGCTAACAAGTGAGTTCTTTTAGTACCACAAACAATATCACAACTATCTTATGTGGTAGATTGTGATTAATTGTCTTTCACTTTTACATGAACTTAGAGCCTTTTCTCCACCAATTACAGTTAGTCATATAAGAAAGTTGTGACATTGTTTAAGGTCCTAGAATTTTTACTAACAAATATTGATTTATATGGGTGACATGTCTCAATGAACGATACTTAATAGTCACTCAACGATAAGATTACTAAcagaaataaatttatagaagTAACGTGCCTTAACAAATGACATTTTCTCGATCActaacagaaaagaaaaaaagaatccatATAAATATAGAATCAAAATAAATAGACAAAATGAAAACTTCAAGTATTGGTTTGTCtacaagtaatcactacaaaaaaaaggttctatagccgcgttttaaaaaacgcggctataggtcagAAAAACGTGGCTATAAGACGATTTagcctatagccgcatttttttaGGCCGCGTTTTCAAACATGGCCTAAACCCCGTGACTATAGGCCTGAGGGGTTTGTGGCCGCACTTTTTCAAATGCGGCTATAGGATTGGACCaatggccacgtttaaaactTGGCTATAGGACATGCTCTAGCTACGTTTTCTAAATCAAGGTTTTTAAACCCAGACTGGACTGGGCGGTCCAACCAGGAAAACCGAGAACATGACTGAAATTCGGTTTTTTTAAGTATAGAGAACCGAATATAAATGAGTTTTGAGAGAATCGGACGAACCGAGGTTCAACCAGAAAAACTGGACGAATCGTAGGCTGGTTCAACCGGTCATGGAATAgggaaaaattaaagaaaaatgcgGCTGCTAGGATCCGAACCTAAGCTTTCACACCTTGTAAGCAAGACTGATGCCATGACCAATGGACCAAGTGCCAAGGAAGTTGATACCGTACTGTACCGAAGTATACCGGTCATTTCGACCGGAAAAGAGAAATTCGGCTGGtacaaaaactaaaaggaaaaatagaagaaatgcATGATTTGAACAAACCCCAGTGCAGCAAGTTGCCACCACATTGACATCGCCgattcgattttttttttttttttttttttttttgtcgtctATTGTCCTCCTCCACTGCTAtgatttcttctcttttttgttgaataatgaACATTGCTATGtggtttctctttctttgtttgtatCTTATTTGAATTCTTTGTTTGTATCTTATTTGAAATTTCCTAAGCCCTTTTACACGTGACTAGCCTTGGAAATGTtgaaaactaatatttttttaataaaaatgggCTGAATGGTTCAACCTTTActtctttttcagttttgagCCCCACGTTATGTGATGCATTAATTGCATCACATCAATGGaaccttttagttttttttttttttttgagtagtaactttttagttttcaatataaagaaatgtacaataataacttattatattaatatattcttaaaaaaatgtttattatcaatgttattattattgggaGTGATATTTTAAGTTTGAGATTTGACATAATTAGTGAAATGTGAGTAAATTTtgctaatatttacaaatttaatatatttatttatatttaaataattattaaattaattatgacgtcattaCGGTTCGACTTCGGTTTAACCTTAAAAACCtcgaacctctcccttttacaaTTTAATGAACGGTTCGGGTTTCAAAATCTTGTTCTAAATGTGGCTATAGGGGTcatctatagccacgtttaaaaaCGTGACTATAGGTCACTTGTTGACAGTTCAAAGACATAATTTAGCTACGTTTGAAACGCGGTTATAGGTGACAACTATAGCCGTGCTTTTTAAATGTGGCTATATTTGTCACCcatagccacgtttttaaacGCGGCCATAAAACCGCGTTTTAAACAGGTGGCTTCAAACCAAATTTAAAGTCGCGTCTATAAAATGCTACTTTAAGCAAGCTAGAGCTGCATTTTATAAACGCGGCcatagttaagaaaaaaaaattgtttgccaaaaaaaaaaaagaaatacgaAGGTCCTATAACCGCGTGTTTTAAACGATGCAGCTACAGCTCTAGAAAATGCGGCTTTAAATGTGTTCTAAGGCCTCACGTTTAAAAGACTGCTTTAGACCCGCGTGTTTTGTAGTGAATGCACTTTGCTCGATAACCACAAAGCAAGGCAGTTAGATACCCTCTCACAAATAACGCTCGTGGTGCCGACGCGTatgacaaaaaaggggaaatAGTGCTAGTTAAGGTTTTCAAAGTCTTTAACAAATTCTTTCATTGTTGAGAAGAAAATT
This region includes:
- the LOC126708133 gene encoding uncharacterized protein LOC126708133 — translated: MARLNGIQKAMADKPSASLIALEKDLQSELALVLNQEEELWSLKSRLNWLIQGDRNTTFHHMTTLIRRKRNKILNLKNGQGEWINDLAAVKDFVRSSFCKLYTSEFTSSPKLIPVSDLALPLLSDEEAQILNLPVQDDEIKQALWSLKPFKSPNLDGLHATFFQRFWLVVGNSMVDEIKRATFVPGRKGVENAIIAQEIIHIASRKKGNIGYMVIKIDLEKAYDRLEWSFIREVLHAANFLPDLIQIIMSCVSSTSTSILFNGGILDPFLPSRGIQQGDPLSPYLFILCMEVLGRIIEHKCTKGTWKPIKASAGGPAFSHLFFADDLLLFAKANPSNCRCVKEVIEEFCKRSGQNINPLKSKVYFSPNVDRDRRAELCDILGFHSTPNLGSYLGFPIRHAGSSNQDLNFVLDRVKQRLVGWKASLLSLAGRKGSSDSKRKIHWVGWKKVTRPVEEGGLGIQTAKGRNLAYLAKLNWRFNAEKAVLWTQVLRKKYMSPRRINSRSVNALPSSRTWKAMKVGMDIFTKGTRWSLGHDNNLKFWIRWERPCQGWFKLNTDGSSLGNSSAAGGGGILRDASGNWVQAFSRNIGTTTSFMAEIWALRDGLLMCLNLGINALEVELDARVVADPMNCSANSNVANFAVVNNCKRLISLLPQAKVTHCYREANQCADGLARLGTQQDADILFYNSPPPSLLYCFLLDLYGHFCTRRCPAIVDVVAVS